One window of Candidatus Margulisiibacteriota bacterium genomic DNA carries:
- the rpsD gene encoding 30S ribosomal protein S4, translating into MGRHTGPKCKLCRSEGAKLFLKGDRCYGAKCAFARRGYRPGQHGQAQKRMSEFSLRLREKQKAKRIFGLSEVQFRNYFELASKSKTSTGEKLLELVERRLDNVVFRLAMASSREEARQLVRNGHIMVNGKKVNIPSFCVKVNDVIGVKELSAGKMKVRLEKLSERQAPSWLSYDSEKMQGQVMSYPRREEMDTLISENLIVEFYSR; encoded by the coding sequence ATGGGAAGACACACGGGACCAAAATGCAAACTGTGCAGGAGCGAAGGGGCAAAGCTCTTCCTTAAGGGGGACAGATGCTATGGCGCCAAATGCGCATTTGCAAGAAGGGGCTATCGGCCCGGACAGCACGGACAGGCGCAGAAAAGGATGTCCGAGTTCTCTCTTAGACTCCGTGAAAAACAGAAAGCAAAAAGGATCTTTGGCCTCTCCGAGGTCCAGTTCAGGAATTATTTTGAACTTGCTTCAAAAAGCAAGACCTCTACCGGCGAAAAGCTGTTGGAACTGGTGGAAAGGCGACTTGACAATGTTGTTTTCAGGCTGGCTATGGCTTCTTCAAGAGAAGAGGCCAGGCAGCTGGTGCGAAACGGCCATATAATGGTTAACGGCAAAAAGGTCAACATTCCGTCCTTTTGCGTCAAGGTTAACGATGTGATAGGCGTAAAGGAACTTTCGGCGGGCAAAATGAAGGTGAGACTGGAAAAACTTTCGGAGCGCCAGGCCCCCTCGTGGCTCTCCTACGACAGCGAAAAAATGCAGGGGCAAGTGATGTCCTATCCCAGAAGGGAAGAGATGGACACCCTGATATCCGAGAACCTGATAGTCGAGTTCTATTCTAGATAG
- the rplM gene encoding 50S ribosomal protein L13, producing the protein MKRNSTYSAKTGEVSRNWFIVDASDKVLGRLASKVANVIRGKEKAEYTPHIDTGDFVVVINASKIKVTGKKMEQKIYFRHSGYPGGHKMTALKDQLSRFPERVITSAVRGMLPKGRLGDRLITKLKVYKGAEYKQTAQKPQQLEV; encoded by the coding sequence ATGAAAAGGAACAGTACATATTCGGCAAAAACAGGGGAAGTGAGCAGGAACTGGTTCATAGTTGACGCCAGTGACAAGGTCCTGGGCCGGCTTGCCAGCAAAGTGGCCAATGTCATAAGGGGCAAAGAAAAGGCGGAGTACACTCCCCATATTGATACAGGCGACTTTGTCGTGGTAATAAATGCGTCAAAGATCAAGGTAACCGGCAAAAAGATGGAGCAGAAGATCTATTTCAGGCATTCCGGTTATCCTGGAGGCCACAAGATGACCGCGTTAAAGGACCAGCTTTCCAGGTTCCCGGAAAGGGTGATCACTTCGGCTGTAAGGGGGATGCTTCCTAAAGGAAGGCTGGGGGATAGGCTGATCACAAAATTGAAGGTTTATAAGGGTGCAGAATACAAGCAGACCGCGCAAAAGCCTCAGCAACTAGAGGTTTAA
- the map gene encoding type I methionyl aminopeptidase, whose protein sequence is MIIKKNEEEIKNIKEACRIAASVLLKAGKEVRAGMKTIELDTFIENELVKSGAKPAFKGYRGYRHASCLSVNNEVVHGIPGDRELCEGDIVGIDVGAIYNGCYGDTAKTFPVGKVTKSAKNLIRAAEECLEKGIEAVKSGKRIGDISHAIESHASKKGYSVVRDLFGHGVGRQLHEDPLIPNFGKPGQGPKIETGMTFAIEPMLNTGQSSIETLDDGWTVVTSDGGLSAHFEHTVLVSSDSVEVLTRI, encoded by the coding sequence ATGATAATAAAGAAGAATGAGGAAGAGATAAAGAACATTAAAGAGGCGTGCCGGATAGCGGCAAGCGTCCTGTTAAAAGCGGGGAAAGAGGTAAGAGCCGGGATGAAGACAATAGAACTGGATACTTTTATTGAGAATGAGCTCGTAAAAAGCGGCGCTAAGCCGGCTTTCAAGGGCTACAGGGGCTACCGCCATGCGAGCTGCCTTTCGGTTAACAATGAGGTGGTCCACGGCATCCCGGGCGACAGGGAGCTGTGCGAAGGCGATATTGTCGGCATTGATGTCGGAGCCATCTATAACGGCTGTTACGGAGATACCGCAAAAACCTTTCCGGTCGGCAAGGTCACAAAAAGCGCAAAGAACCTGATCCGGGCAGCGGAAGAATGCCTCGAGAAAGGCATTGAAGCAGTAAAAAGCGGCAAAAGAATAGGCGATATTTCCCATGCCATTGAGTCTCACGCTTCAAAAAAGGGCTACAGCGTTGTCAGGGACCTTTTCGGACACGGTGTCGGCAGGCAGCTGCACGAGGACCCTCTTATACCTAATTTTGGAAAGCCCGGTCAGGGGCCAAAGATAGAGACGGGCATGACCTTTGCGATCGAGCCGATGCTGAACACAGGACAGAGTTCGATAGAGACCCTGGACGACGGCTGGACCGTGGTCACTTCCGACGGCGGTCTGTCGGCGCATTTTGAGCACACGGTGCTGGTGAGCAGCGACAGCGTCGAAGTCCTGACAAGGATCTGA
- a CDS encoding alanine--glyoxylate aminotransferase family protein, with amino-acid sequence MAFKEYLLIPGPTPVPNRVLAAMGKQMINHRGPSFSSIIKEIVEGVKWAYQTKNDVITLTTSGTGGMESAIVNFLSPGDKVLSLNIGAFGNRFAKIARAYGADVDEVKFERGKAVDLKTVEEKLAQDKDKKIKAVLVQQNETSTGVLNDIGSIAKVVKKHGALIIVDAVSGLLTAPLKTDEWELDVVVSGSQKAFMVPPGLAFVAVSKKAWAAHENAKMPRFYFDFKAAMKFAEIGETPWTPAVSVIYGMQEAIRMLREEGLENIFARHEKMSKAVRAGVKALGLKLLAGDSVASKAVTAVFPPEGMDADALRKKIREKYGVVLAGGQEDLKGKVFRIGHLGYIDKMELLAAMAALEIELVELGSKIEQGAGVAAMEEILK; translated from the coding sequence ATGGCGTTCAAAGAGTACCTTTTGATCCCAGGTCCCACCCCGGTCCCGAACAGAGTGCTGGCCGCTATGGGAAAACAGATGATAAACCACCGGGGTCCTTCATTTTCTTCGATAATCAAAGAAATAGTGGAAGGCGTCAAGTGGGCTTATCAGACCAAAAATGATGTCATCACGCTCACAACCTCGGGCACGGGAGGGATGGAAAGCGCCATCGTCAATTTCTTGTCACCCGGGGATAAGGTCCTATCCTTAAATATAGGCGCCTTTGGCAACAGATTTGCCAAGATAGCCAGGGCCTACGGCGCGGATGTTGATGAGGTCAAGTTCGAAAGAGGCAAAGCCGTTGACCTTAAGACGGTAGAAGAAAAGCTGGCGCAGGACAAGGACAAGAAGATCAAGGCGGTGCTTGTTCAGCAGAATGAGACCTCGACCGGAGTTCTTAACGATATTGGATCGATCGCAAAGGTTGTCAAAAAACACGGCGCTCTTATCATTGTTGATGCGGTATCAGGGCTGCTGACGGCTCCTCTAAAAACTGATGAATGGGAATTGGACGTAGTTGTGTCCGGTTCGCAAAAAGCGTTCATGGTGCCTCCGGGACTTGCTTTTGTGGCTGTCAGCAAAAAGGCCTGGGCCGCGCACGAGAACGCAAAGATGCCCAGGTTCTATTTTGATTTTAAGGCTGCAATGAAATTCGCGGAAATAGGCGAGACCCCGTGGACTCCGGCCGTATCGGTCATCTACGGAATGCAGGAAGCTATAAGAATGCTTAGAGAGGAAGGTCTTGAAAACATCTTTGCCCGCCACGAAAAAATGTCAAAGGCAGTGCGCGCAGGCGTAAAAGCCCTCGGTTTAAAACTTCTTGCAGGCGACAGCGTTGCTTCTAAAGCCGTGACCGCAGTGTTCCCTCCCGAAGGAATGGATGCCGATGCCCTGCGCAAAAAGATCAGGGAAAAATACGGTGTTGTCCTGGCCGGCGGGCAGGAGGACTTAAAAGGAAAGGTCTTCAGGATAGGTCATCTGGGCTATATAGACAAGATGGAACTCCTTGCCGCTATGGCGGCTCTTGAGATAGAGCTTGTTGAGCTCGGCTCAAAAATAGAACAGGGAGCCGGAGTGGCGGCCATGGAGGAGATACTAAAATGA
- the rpsI gene encoding 30S ribosomal protein S9, producing MTESQETKKTAKKPARKKIAAAAGETGASEKTTHFKKESKKDLRKKPLAVAVGRRKTSVARVFLYPGSGAIFINKRDYRQYVSSRQLLISSILEPLVIVNQLSSYDAEVLCRGGGVASQADAVKLGIARALCRIDAALKPQLSKAGCLARDPRAKERKKYGRKRARKRFQYTKR from the coding sequence ATGACCGAAAGCCAGGAGACAAAGAAGACAGCGAAAAAGCCGGCAAGGAAAAAAATAGCCGCGGCAGCGGGTGAGACCGGAGCATCCGAAAAGACAACTCATTTCAAAAAAGAGAGCAAAAAAGATCTTCGTAAAAAGCCGCTTGCTGTTGCGGTGGGGAGAAGAAAGACCTCAGTTGCAAGAGTGTTCCTTTATCCCGGCAGCGGCGCCATATTCATTAATAAAAGGGACTACAGACAGTATGTTTCTAGCCGCCAGCTTTTGATTTCTTCTATCCTGGAGCCGCTTGTCATAGTAAATCAACTGTCCTCTTACGATGCCGAGGTCCTGTGCAGGGGAGGAGGAGTGGCTTCGCAGGCCGATGCGGTCAAGCTCGGCATTGCAAGGGCTCTGTGCCGCATAGATGCCGCACTAAAGCCTCAACTGTCAAAAGCAGGATGTCTTGCCAGGGACCCCAGAGCCAAGGAGAGAAAAAAATACGGCCGCAAACGCGCCAGGAAACGCTTCCAGTACACCAAGAGATAA
- a CDS encoding NAD(P)-dependent oxidoreductase has product MAVNFYEAANAGGRYLGGQSSILRPNGANWARFVPSEQLNHRSGVPANILIPDPVDTRALALLAKAGAAFTVLCPDSEPLTDPVAQLQAVAKADPGISVVMPFVKYQFKEPVLGMMPALQAVCHWSTGYDNSDGAYIKNRGLAYTYAPGPLTNAMAELTTGLILDSHFRITDSIAQEGETGIPLEYIASYPTDISSQQTFAQFLFGLFLSRVLRLQDMYEFVRSGRFVGCGVGSERTIFHDQLAMDKEAGIERTVGVLVPEEARGISSMFRGILAPRDANPFGLKDLEISSNIGQEHDYIIRLPFARRINNAPNVLDPNTVTIRHGFEQNVFSGPSLTGLTLSLVGFGRIGSAVAVRAQALGMNIVAYDPYLPQEARAGYAGVTFVDDKESLLRQADFLVMIPKLTDETRGWLGEKELAMLKSYAAIINTSRGPVVDEGAVMAHLNSRPLARYMADVLVDEANDTHRGLAELANARITGHTGSAAGSRDGIEGPAVRLRMQTLAIEQNILPIIRGEAPTHPIE; this is encoded by the coding sequence ATGGCGGTTAACTTTTATGAGGCAGCTAACGCAGGCGGAAGATACTTGGGAGGGCAGTCTTCAATTTTAAGACCCAACGGGGCCAACTGGGCAAGATTTGTTCCTTCAGAGCAGCTAAACCACAGGAGCGGAGTACCTGCAAATATTCTGATACCTGACCCCGTAGATACTAGGGCGCTTGCCCTGCTTGCCAAAGCCGGAGCAGCTTTTACCGTGCTCTGTCCGGACTCTGAGCCCTTAACAGACCCTGTTGCGCAGCTGCAGGCGGTGGCAAAAGCAGATCCCGGTATATCCGTGGTCATGCCCTTTGTAAAATACCAGTTCAAAGAGCCTGTGCTTGGTATGATGCCTGCTCTTCAGGCGGTGTGCCACTGGTCAACAGGGTACGATAATTCTGACGGCGCCTATATAAAGAACAGAGGGCTGGCGTATACTTATGCTCCCGGCCCGCTCACAAATGCCATGGCCGAGCTGACCACAGGCCTTATCCTTGACTCGCATTTCAGGATAACAGATTCTATTGCACAGGAAGGGGAGACCGGCATACCTCTTGAATACATTGCAAGTTACCCGACGGACATATCTTCACAGCAAACATTCGCTCAATTCCTGTTCGGACTTTTCTTGAGCAGAGTTCTGAGACTTCAGGATATGTATGAGTTCGTGCGAAGCGGCAGGTTTGTAGGCTGCGGAGTGGGCAGTGAAAGAACTATTTTCCATGACCAGCTTGCCATGGACAAAGAGGCGGGGATAGAAAGAACAGTAGGTGTGCTTGTCCCTGAAGAAGCAAGAGGGATATCTTCTATGTTCAGGGGCATTCTTGCGCCAAGAGATGCTAACCCTTTTGGCCTAAAGGATCTGGAAATTTCTTCCAATATCGGACAGGAGCATGACTACATAATAAGGCTTCCTTTTGCAAGGCGCATTAATAACGCGCCGAATGTTTTGGATCCTAACACCGTCACTATTAGGCATGGATTTGAACAAAATGTCTTTTCCGGACCCTCCCTTACAGGACTGACACTATCACTTGTCGGATTCGGAAGGATCGGCTCGGCAGTGGCTGTCAGAGCACAGGCTCTTGGCATGAACATCGTTGCTTATGATCCTTATCTGCCGCAGGAAGCCAGGGCAGGATATGCCGGGGTAACATTTGTTGATGACAAAGAAAGCCTTCTTAGGCAGGCGGATTTTCTGGTAATGATACCAAAGCTTACTGACGAGACAAGAGGTTGGCTGGGGGAAAAGGAGCTGGCAATGCTTAAGTCATACGCGGCTATAATCAACACTTCCAGAGGGCCTGTAGTTGACGAGGGAGCCGTTATGGCACATCTTAATTCAAGGCCTTTGGCAAGATATATGGCGGATGTCCTGGTTGATGAAGCAAACGATACGCACAGGGGCCTTGCTGAACTTGCGAACGCCAGGATAACAGGGCATACTGGCAGCGCCGCCGGAAGCAGGGATGGGATAGAAGGCCCTGCGGTAAGGCTAAGAATGCAGACCCTGGCGATCGAGCAGAATATCCTGCCTATTATAAGAGGAGAAGCGCCGACACATCCGATAGAGTAG
- the rpsM gene encoding 30S ribosomal protein S13, giving the protein MARISGVDLPKNKRAEIGLTYIYGIGQTVSRKILKEASVPVDTKIKDLTEEEIVRIRDIIKNYKVEGDLRKDVSLNIKRLMDIGTYRGVRHRRGLPVRGQRTKTNARTKRGKRKTVGVGKRKEENKKSE; this is encoded by the coding sequence ATGGCGCGAATTTCCGGGGTAGATCTTCCTAAGAATAAAAGGGCCGAGATAGGCCTCACCTATATCTACGGAATAGGGCAGACGGTAAGCCGCAAGATACTTAAAGAAGCCTCTGTCCCTGTTGATACCAAGATAAAGGATTTGACGGAGGAAGAGATAGTCAGGATAAGGGACATCATAAAGAATTACAAGGTGGAAGGCGATCTGCGCAAGGATGTTTCTCTCAATATAAAGAGGCTTATGGATATCGGGACCTACAGAGGCGTAAGGCACAGGAGAGGGCTTCCCGTCAGAGGCCAGAGGACCAAGACAAATGCAAGGACCAAGAGAGGCAAGAGAAAGACGGTCGGGGTCGGCAAGAGAAAAGAAGAAAATAAAAAGTCGGAATAA
- the serA gene encoding phosphoglycerate dehydrogenase has protein sequence MKVLVADKLAKEGVEKLKGAGLSVDVITGQTEEQLVGIIAAYDAMIVRSETKVTPAIINAAANLKIIARAGVGVDNVNLEAATKKGIVVVNSPEGNTIAAAELSFAMMMSMARNIPQAVASLKGGKWERGKFMGSELYNKVLGVVGLGKIGSRVASYAQALGMRVVAYDPFVNEDYAKKLGVDVKDLDSVLSLSDYITFHIPKTKETLKLINKDKFSIMKDGVRIINCARGGIIDEADLAEALKSGKVKAAAIDVFEKEPATGNPLVELENVIATPHLGASTLEAQVNVAVDVVDQIIDVFKGESARAAVNIPSMRPDVLAPVKPYLRLAEKLGKFAAQILDGAIEEVEISYLGELSELNVSPLTVSVLKGLLESALAEAVNLVNAGVIAKERGIKIKEIKSLEAEDFSNLIMVKASSKDKSRLVAGCVQGSFGERLVRIDDFRTDVVPSGYMIITSHTDKPGIIGSMGTLLGDNKVNIASMDVGRQSVGGKAVMVLNIDNTVPDELLKKMEKLSGITEARLVKI, from the coding sequence ATGAAAGTCCTGGTAGCCGACAAACTTGCCAAAGAAGGCGTAGAAAAGCTAAAAGGCGCGGGCCTTTCCGTTGATGTAATAACCGGCCAGACCGAAGAGCAGCTTGTCGGGATTATTGCCGCTTATGATGCGATGATAGTCAGGAGCGAGACCAAGGTCACCCCGGCTATAATCAATGCTGCCGCAAATCTTAAGATCATTGCAAGAGCGGGGGTCGGAGTGGACAATGTCAACCTGGAGGCCGCCACCAAAAAGGGGATAGTGGTGGTGAATTCGCCGGAAGGAAATACCATAGCGGCGGCGGAGCTTTCTTTTGCGATGATGATGTCAATGGCAAGAAATATCCCACAGGCCGTAGCGTCCTTAAAGGGCGGTAAATGGGAAAGAGGCAAGTTCATGGGCAGCGAGCTCTATAACAAGGTGCTGGGGGTCGTAGGGCTTGGCAAGATAGGAAGCCGCGTTGCCTCCTATGCCCAGGCTCTTGGCATGCGGGTCGTGGCCTATGATCCCTTTGTGAACGAGGATTATGCAAAAAAACTGGGAGTGGATGTGAAAGACCTTGACAGCGTCCTTAGCTTGTCGGACTATATCACTTTCCATATACCAAAGACCAAAGAGACCCTTAAACTGATAAACAAGGACAAGTTCTCCATAATGAAGGACGGGGTCAGGATAATCAACTGTGCCAGAGGAGGGATTATTGACGAAGCAGACCTGGCGGAGGCGCTTAAGTCAGGAAAAGTCAAAGCGGCTGCAATAGATGTTTTTGAAAAGGAACCGGCAACGGGTAATCCGCTTGTAGAGCTCGAAAATGTGATCGCTACCCCGCACCTGGGGGCCTCAACGCTTGAGGCCCAGGTAAATGTGGCGGTCGATGTGGTGGACCAGATAATTGATGTGTTCAAGGGCGAAAGCGCAAGGGCGGCCGTTAATATCCCTTCAATGAGGCCCGATGTGCTGGCCCCGGTCAAGCCGTATTTAAGGCTGGCAGAAAAGCTTGGGAAGTTCGCGGCCCAGATACTGGACGGAGCGATAGAAGAGGTTGAGATCTCCTATTTAGGAGAGCTTTCGGAGCTCAATGTTTCTCCTCTTACTGTTTCGGTTTTAAAAGGGCTTCTTGAAAGCGCGCTTGCCGAAGCTGTTAACCTGGTCAATGCGGGAGTTATTGCAAAGGAGAGAGGAATTAAGATAAAAGAGATAAAGAGCCTGGAAGCCGAGGATTTTTCCAATCTTATAATGGTAAAAGCCTCTTCGAAGGATAAGTCCCGTCTGGTCGCCGGCTGTGTCCAGGGTTCGTTCGGAGAAAGACTGGTTCGCATAGACGACTTTCGGACCGATGTTGTCCCCTCGGGCTATATGATAATCACCTCGCATACCGATAAGCCCGGCATAATAGGCTCCATGGGGACGCTGCTCGGCGACAACAAGGTCAATATAGCTTCGATGGATGTCGGCAGGCAGTCGGTCGGCGGAAAGGCCGTAATGGTCCTGAATATAGACAATACAGTACCGGATGAGCTGCTGAAAAAGATGGAAAAGCTCAGCGGCATAACAGAGGCAAGACTTGTCAAGATCTGA
- the rplQ gene encoding 50S ribosomal protein L17 gives MRHKKAYRKLGKPTDQRLAMLKSITAGLLKNGKVSTSKARALEVRFFAEKLVALSKKGDLFSKRKAFSMIRDKDLVKELFATAPERFKDNKGGVTRITKTGSRRGDNAKMVLLELVN, from the coding sequence ATGAGGCACAAAAAAGCATATAGGAAACTGGGCAAACCCACGGACCAGAGGCTGGCCATGCTTAAAAGCATAACGGCGGGGCTTTTAAAGAACGGGAAGGTATCAACTTCTAAGGCAAGGGCGCTTGAAGTGAGGTTCTTTGCAGAAAAACTGGTGGCTCTTTCTAAAAAAGGGGACCTTTTCTCAAAAAGGAAAGCGTTCTCGATGATCCGGGATAAAGACCTTGTCAAAGAGCTCTTTGCAACGGCTCCGGAGAGGTTCAAGGATAACAAAGGCGGTGTGACCAGGATAACAAAGACAGGTTCGCGCAGAGGTGACAATGCAAAAATGGTCCTGCTGGAGCTGGTAAACTGA
- a CDS encoding DNA-directed RNA polymerase subunit alpha, producing the protein MVILGEKPWVKYEPHDDYYGRFIAEPLERGYGSTLGNTLRRVLLSSLVGAAVTSIRIENVAHEFSTIPNVVEDVLQLILNIKQLVIRSHSDVPKIIKLEAHGKGLVTAKDIKHDAEIEIVNPDQPIATLEAGGKLNIEMVVEKGKGFVVGERNKKANQPLGTIPVDSIFTPVRKVNLTIEEVRVGQEINYDRLVLDVWTNGSIKPDEAVKASAKILERHIDMFINMGERADELQIEIKGSDDLDNAVLEMSVDELELSARSLNCLKKSDINKIRDLVQLTEDDLDKIKNLGSKSSEEIKESLSRYNLNLKGAQKGEEK; encoded by the coding sequence ATGGTGATTTTAGGAGAAAAGCCCTGGGTCAAGTACGAGCCGCATGACGATTATTACGGAAGGTTCATTGCAGAGCCTCTTGAGAGGGGATACGGCTCGACCCTGGGCAACACCTTGAGAAGAGTGCTCCTTTCGTCCCTGGTGGGGGCGGCGGTGACCTCGATCAGGATAGAGAATGTCGCGCACGAATTTTCCACTATACCGAATGTGGTTGAGGATGTGCTGCAGCTTATCCTAAACATAAAACAGCTTGTGATCCGGTCCCACTCGGATGTCCCTAAAATAATCAAGCTGGAAGCGCACGGCAAAGGGCTTGTTACCGCCAAGGACATAAAGCATGATGCGGAGATCGAAATAGTGAACCCGGACCAGCCGATCGCCACCCTTGAAGCCGGCGGCAAGCTCAATATAGAAATGGTGGTGGAAAAAGGAAAAGGCTTTGTGGTCGGGGAGAGGAACAAGAAAGCCAATCAGCCCCTGGGCACTATCCCGGTTGATTCTATCTTTACTCCCGTCAGAAAAGTGAACCTCACAATAGAAGAGGTCAGAGTAGGGCAGGAGATAAATTATGACAGGTTGGTGCTTGATGTGTGGACCAACGGCTCGATAAAGCCGGACGAGGCTGTAAAAGCAAGCGCCAAGATACTCGAGCGCCATATAGACATGTTCATAAACATGGGGGAACGGGCGGATGAACTCCAGATCGAGATAAAAGGCTCCGACGACCTGGACAACGCGGTCCTTGAAATGAGCGTGGACGAACTAGAGCTTTCCGCAAGGTCTCTTAACTGCCTTAAGAAGTCGGACATCAACAAGATCAGGGACCTGGTACAGCTTACCGAGGACGATCTGGACAAGATAAAAAATCTGGGGTCCAAATCAAGCGAGGAGATCAAGGAAAGCCTTTCCAGGTACAATCTGAACCTCAAGGGAGCTCAAAAAGGGGAAGAAAAGTAA
- the rpmJ gene encoding 50S ribosomal protein L36 has protein sequence MKVRSSVKKICVDCKMVKRQGKLYVICKNPKHKQRQG, from the coding sequence ATGAAAGTAAGATCGTCGGTAAAAAAGATCTGCGTGGACTGCAAAATGGTCAAAAGGCAGGGCAAACTTTATGTTATCTGCAAAAATCCAAAGCATAAGCAGAGACAGGGCTGA
- a CDS encoding nucleoside monophosphate kinase, giving the protein MEKKLIFLGPPGSGKGTQAKEIALEAGLAHISMGDILRQAIKDGTPSGIKAQEHLKAGTLVPDDLVNEIARDALAKAKSGFILDGYPRTVYQAKFLEGITDISRAVYIDVPNEEIVKRLSGRLSCRNCGRVYHVSSNPPKEEGKCDFCASPLYVRNDDKEETIVKRLEVFEKETAPLKSHYEKKGLLAKVDGSGAPARVKARILAAV; this is encoded by the coding sequence ATGGAAAAGAAGCTCATATTTTTGGGCCCTCCGGGCTCCGGCAAGGGAACTCAGGCAAAAGAAATAGCCTTGGAGGCCGGGCTCGCGCATATTTCGATGGGGGATATTTTGAGGCAGGCGATAAAGGATGGGACGCCTTCGGGAATTAAAGCTCAGGAGCACCTTAAGGCGGGCACTCTTGTGCCGGATGACCTTGTCAATGAAATTGCCAGGGATGCGCTTGCCAAGGCAAAAAGCGGATTTATCCTTGACGGGTATCCCAGGACCGTATATCAGGCAAAATTTCTTGAAGGAATAACGGACATAAGCAGGGCTGTCTATATAGATGTGCCAAATGAGGAGATAGTTAAGAGGCTTTCAGGCAGGCTGTCCTGCAGGAACTGCGGAAGGGTATACCATGTATCCTCCAATCCTCCAAAAGAGGAAGGCAAATGCGATTTCTGCGCATCCCCTCTTTATGTAAGGAATGACGACAAAGAGGAGACGATCGTGAAAAGGCTCGAGGTTTTCGAAAAGGAAACGGCCCCTTTAAAGTCCCATTATGAGAAAAAGGGCCTGCTGGCAAAGGTTGACGGTTCAGGTGCTCCGGCCCGGGTAAAAGCCAGGATCCTTGCGGCGGTATGA
- the infA gene encoding translation initiation factor IF-1, with amino-acid sequence MVKDKDVIEFEGEVLEALPSALFKVKLETGQVMLAHVSGKIRKHFIRILPGDKVRVELSPYDLTRGRITYRGK; translated from the coding sequence ATGGTAAAAGACAAGGATGTCATAGAGTTTGAAGGGGAAGTGCTCGAAGCTCTTCCAAGCGCTTTGTTCAAGGTAAAACTTGAGACTGGGCAGGTAATGCTGGCGCATGTGTCCGGCAAGATAAGAAAGCATTTTATCAGGATCCTTCCCGGGGACAAGGTCAGGGTGGAGCTTTCCCCCTATGATCTTACCAGAGGAAGAATTACCTACAGGGGGAAATAA
- the rpsK gene encoding 30S ribosomal protein S11 gives MAEEKEVVKKKKKDKRAPLQGTAYIKATFNNTIISITDSKGAVVAWASSGNAGFKGTKKGTPFAAQSAAEIAARKALELGMKEVSVFVKGPGSGRETAIRALQAAGLDINCIKDVTPIPHNGCRPRKRRRV, from the coding sequence ATGGCTGAAGAAAAAGAAGTAGTTAAGAAGAAAAAAAAGGACAAGAGGGCCCCTCTGCAGGGAACTGCCTATATTAAGGCTACTTTTAACAACACGATAATATCCATCACGGATTCAAAAGGCGCCGTGGTAGCCTGGGCATCCTCGGGGAACGCGGGATTCAAGGGCACCAAAAAGGGGACCCCTTTTGCGGCCCAGTCCGCGGCCGAGATCGCCGCGAGAAAGGCCCTTGAACTCGGGATGAAAGAAGTGAGCGTTTTTGTCAAAGGCCCGGGTTCCGGCAGAGAAACGGCTATCAGGGCGCTTCAGGCGGCCGGACTCGATATCAACTGTATTAAAGATGTGACGCCGATCCCTCACAACGGGTGCAGGCCCAGAAAGAGAAGGAGAGTTTAA